Proteins encoded within one genomic window of Neodiprion fabricii isolate iyNeoFabr1 chromosome 6, iyNeoFabr1.1, whole genome shotgun sequence:
- the LOC124185386 gene encoding glycine-rich cell wall structural protein, translated as MRAFMIVALAAVAMARPEAGYSYSQPSGSYGAPGGGLAGLGLGGGIGGGGLSLGSSHGGGGGGGGFTSFGGSGGSGGFGGHSFGGGSSFGGISGGGGSFGGSGGGFGGGFGGGFGGGAVGGGGSLIQKHIYVHVPPPEAPEDRPSRPILPPAPPQKHYKIIFIKAPTPPTPTAPVIPALPQQDEQKTLIYVLVKKPDEAPEINLPTIAPTQPSKPEVYFIKYKTQKEVTSGGGGGIGGGIGGGIGGGIGGGIGGGIGGGLDSGIGGGIGGGHGGGIGGGIGGGHGGSDGHGSIGGGSGPSGPSSNYGPPGASGPY; from the exons ATGAGAGCATTCATG atcgTGGCGCTAGCCGCGGTGGCTATGGCACGGCCGGAGGCCGGTTACTCTTACTCTCAGCCTAGCGGAAGCTACGGCGCACCCGGTGGAGGACTGGCAGGACTTGGCCTCGGCGGTGGAATCGGCGGAGGCGGTCTGAGCCTCGGAAGCAGCCatggcggcggcggcggaggTGGCGGTTTCACAAGCTTCGGAGGCTCCGGCGGCTCCGGAGGTTTCGGAGGCCATTCGTTTGGAGGCGGCAGCTCGTTCGGCGGTATTTCCGGAGGAGGCGGCTCGTTCGGCGGATCAGGCGGTGGATTCGGGGGTGGATTCGGTGGCGGATTCGGAGGCGGCGCCGTAGGCGGCGGTGGCTCCCTCATCCAGAAGCACATCTACGTCCACGTCCCACCCCCAGAGGCGCCCGAAGACAGACCCTCCAGGCCTATCTTGCCCCCAGCGCCCCCACAGAAGCACTACAAAATCATCTTCATTAAGGCCCCAACCCCACCCACCCCCACCGCCCCCGTCATCCCGGCTCTGCCGCAACAGGACGAGCAGAAGACCCTCATCTACGTTTTGGTTAAGAAACCCGATGAGGCGCCAGAAATCAATCTGCCAACCATCGCTCCCACCCAGCCCAGCAAGCCAGAGGTCTACTTCATCAAGTACAAGACCCAG aAAGAGGTCACGTCCGGCGGTGGTGGTGGAATCGGCGGTGGAATCGGCGGAGGAATCGGCGGAGGAATCGGCGGAGGAATCGGCGGAGGAATCGGAGGAGGACTCGACAGTGGAATCGGCGGCGGAATCGGCGGCGGTCACGGCGGTGGTATCGGCGGCGGTATTGGCGGCGGTCACGGCGGCAGCGACGGCCACGGATCGATCGGCGGAGGCAGCGGCCCCAGCGGACCGAGCTCAAACTACGGCCCCCCTGGTGCCTCAGGCCCCTACTAG